Proteins found in one Triticum aestivum cultivar Chinese Spring chromosome 4D, IWGSC CS RefSeq v2.1, whole genome shotgun sequence genomic segment:
- the LOC123099099 gene encoding mediator of RNA polymerase II transcription subunit 12 isoform X1, translating to MQRYAGAGNSNSSGFSGGPASAGGRDSSRLDVSPYAPPNYPLNPRRQQQLAPYRLKCDREPLNNKLGPPDFYPQTPNCPEETLTKEYVQSGYKETVEGIEEAREIVLSHISYFCKPDIVGKCKEALKKRLRAINESRAQKRKAGQVYGVPLSGSLLIKPGVYPEQRPCNEDSRRKWAEALAQPNKRLRLLSEHVPHGYRRKSLFDVLTRCNVPLLRATWFVKVTYLNQPQVRPTSSSISTGASDNQRSNQWTKDVVEYLQQLLDEFNLKEAHPSFKEQPSAGLISGATQVKLKHEAPSAGGDTEEPLVHFKWWYMVRLVQWHLTEELLVPSVLIEWLCYQLQERDSVEALELLLPIVLGLVETITLSQTYVRMFVEILVRRLSDASAVDNPKRSSISSVIAELLRYMVLAVPDTFVSLDCFPLPSFVAPDVYGRGALLKITGGGEMSSSKRRDVYRYLSCGYAVCSIQRRASDLATLASPNVHARGAAKVVQALDKALVTGNLTMAYSSLFNDLSDALMEERWIKEVSPCLQSSLMWIGTVELSLICSIFFLCEWATCDYRDCRTSPSQNVKFTGRRDLSQIHLAVSILKNKMTEMNKLSRSKSSSRIAMNNIGKGSSLNDASVAATKVGDSSGLRSNGKNEEEKKERKDIFESPGPLHDIIVCWLDQHEVSSAAGFKRVDVLIIELIRSGVFYPQAYVRQLIISGVTDKNGTLLDMERKRRHHRILKQLPGSSLFDILEEDVVAEEQQLHEVMSTYSSERRLVLSELSSGQSFDANNRGEYTSSSYLRIPSGTNHGGVPEQVEDVKVLVSSLLCFIYPHSAESEQNETKMNFQGSSTSTLTQVDTGEAKNGCEDCMRINGQKLDERTSPFFPLIQSDEEDVWWVRKGTELQESFKAEPALKSIKQTSRGRAKVVRKTQNLAQLATAKIEGSQGEASTSHLCESKLSCPHHKPSTDGDNGKDADHTRMTNLAEVGKSLKKLRLLERRSISVWLLKSVRQLVEGNETTACKASNSISSFSSQPDDKTVPKWRLGDEELMSILYILDTCCDLASAARFLVWLLAKIRGGMGTLGQVGRSAAHMKNRDNQVCQVGEAFVFSSLLRYENILLATDLLPEVLNASTNRNFVLGTARHPAPAAFPYTRYFLRKYRDVASVVRWEKIFRTTCDQRLLADLDNGRSIDGDFVSSSGVLGGEEIDDQVRQKLSGRGSRIIPNMKEIVQRQAEEIQRNLKEKKIPAAPKSPSFEKEDSFQIAHDTVLGLVECIRQNGGATPDGDPSAVASAVSAVVVNAGHVIAKHLDFAGGNYHGVASIGNSLSFVRHTLHIHINSLCLLKEALGDRFSRVFEVALAVEASSAVTAAFAPPKVQRNQFQPSSETHDAYGNHTNEPLSTSGKGFVGRAGKVAAAISALVVGAVVHGAVSLERMIAVLKVKDGLEIQQVLRGLRPSNNGASRSAVTFKMDNSIEVLVHWFRILLGNCRTVYDGLIADILGESYVLALSRLQQKLPLSVVFPPAYSIFAIVRWRQYILSREDMQVYQSIANAINDITRHQPFRDICFRNTHQLYDLLAADVGDSEFAAMLETHCSDKNVRQLFMPLRGRLFLNALVDCKTPAVIQVDGSEPGEAKENELKLLSERLVQSLDTLQPAKFHWQWVELRLLLDEQALAEKLDKAEKSKIPMPILMTLADGLRKLSPNSESFTLSESEKGFTEIILSRLVARPDAAPLYSEVVHLLGKLQESLVVDVKWILQGQDAVLGRKSTRQQLLTIATRRGVPIKAQVWKPWGWSSLLTDVMANRSAKRKLEAAPIEEGEVVDDPADAKRPSKSTPNNVDRSVEATRSNINKYVTEKAFAELMLPCIDRSSPEFRSIFAGELIKQMGTVSEHIKAISRNGAKHVGLVPSGNDVSSNKSSGRKGIRGGSPNIGRRVTVGNDPTPPSASALQAIVWLRLQFIIRLLQVILADRGMRHTLAPAILSLLAARIIYEDADSPLPPASLIASRREVDSLLEPPMDVLLDRPSESLFERLLCVFHALLGNCKPSWMKSKPVSKPTVRASRDIPAFDNEAALALQSALDHMELPGAIRRRIQAAMPILPPARHPSIQCQPSQLSLAALSPLQSTPSTSGPQQKSTSHSWVPTNISSRSKAVLPPQDPEMEVDPWTLLEDGTSCPSTSSGSNSASGIAPDHSNLKACSWLKGAVRVRRAELTYIGSLDDDS from the exons ATGCAGAGGTACGCGGGCGCCGGCAACAGCAACAGCTCTGGGTTTAGCGGCGGCCCGGCGTCGGCCGGCGGCAGGGACAGCTCCAGGCTCGATGTCTCGCCCTACGCTCCGCCCAATTACCCCCTGAACCCGAG GCGACAACAACAGCTAGCTCCGTACAGGCTAAAGTGTGACAGGGAACCACTTAACAACAA GCTTGGACCACCTGACTTCTATCCTCAAACCCCAAACTGTCCTGAAGAGACGTTAACCAAAGAATATGTACAGTCTGGGTACAAGGAGACTGTTGAAGGAATAGAG GAAGCAAGAGAGATCGTACTCAGTCATATCTCATACTTCTGCAAGCCAGATATAGTTGGAAAATGCAAGGAG GCACTAAAGAAACGGTTAAGGGCTATTAATGAATCTCGTGCTCAAAAGAGAAAG GCTGGCCAAGTTTATGGAGTTCCTCTTTCTGGATCACTGTTGATAAAACCTGGAGTTTATCCGGAGCAAAGACCATGTAATGAGGACTCCCGCAGAAAATGGGCTGAG GCCCTTGCCCAGCCAAACAAGCGACTGCGTTTGTTATCTGAGCACGTTCCTCATGGTTATCGTAGGAAATCACTTTTTGATGTTCTTACTCGATGCAATGTTCCATTACTAAGGGCAACATGGTTTGTGAAAGTTACATACCTAAATCAG CCACAGGTTCGACCAACATCCAGCAGTATCTCAACTGGTGCTTCTGATAATCAACGATCTAACCAGTGGACAAAGGATGTTGTTGAATATTTGCAACAGCTTCTGGACGAATTTAATCTAAAAGAGGCACATCCGTCTTTTAAAGAACAGCCGTCAGCAGGGCTTATTTCTGGAGCAACTCAAGTAAAATTGAAACATGAAGCACCCTCAGCTGGTGGAGATACTGAAGAGCCCTTGGTGCACTTCAAATGGTGGTATATGGTTCGTCTTGTCCAATGGCATCTCACAGAAGAATTGCTAGTTCCCTCGGTACTTATTGAATGGTTATGTTACCAACTTCAG GAGAGAGATTCAGTTGAGGCCTTGGAGCTTCTTTTGCCTATTGTACTTGGCTTGGTTGAGACCATCACTCTCTCACAAACATATGTGCGCATGTTTGTGGAAATTCTGGTTAGACGTCTGAGTGATGCTTCTGCTGTTGATAATCCGAAAAGGTCATCTATCTCTTCTGTTATAGCTGAGTTACTGCGATACATGGTACTTGCGGTGCCAGATACATTTGTTTCTTTGGACTGCTTTCCTCTTCCTTCATTTGTGGCCCCTGATGTATATGGTAGAGGTGCTTTGCTGAAGATAACTGGTGGTGGTGAAATGTCTAGTTCTAAGAGGCGGGATGTGTACCGGTATCTGTCCTGCGGTTATGCTGTCTGTTCAATTCAGAGACGAGCATCTGATCTGGCGACCCTTGCCAGTCCTAATGTTCATGCACGTGGTGCAGCGAAAGTGGTACAGGCTTTGGACAAGGCTCTTGTCACAGGAAATTTGACAATGGCGTATTCTTCACTCTTTAATGATCTATCTGATGCATTAATGGAAGAAAGGTGGATTAAAGAAGTCAGTCCTTGCTTGCAGTCTTCTCTAATGTGGATTGGGACTGTTGAGTTATCCCTAATCTGTTccatattttttctttgtgaatGGGCAACATGTGATTATCGTGATTGCCGTACATCTCCCAGTCAGAATGTAAAATTTACAGGAAGAAGAGATTTATCTCAGATACATCTGGCAGTGTCTATCTTGAAAAACAAAATGACCGAGATGAATAAATTGTCTCGGTCTAAGAGTAGCAGTCGCATTGCAATGAATAATATCGGTAAAGGTTCTTCGCTGAATGATGCTTCAGTGGCTGCAACTAAAGTGGGTGATTCTTCTGGATTGAGAAGTAAtggaaaaaatgaggaggagaagaaggaaaggaaggaTATCTTTGAAAGTCCTGGTCCATTGCATGACATCATTGTGTGCTGGCTGGATCAACATGAGGTTAGCAGTGCTGCAGGTTTTAAACGTGTGGATGTTCTCATCATAGAGCTTATTCGCAGCGGTGTATTTTATCCTCAAGCTTATGTAAGGCAGCTAATTATTAGTGGAGTAACCGATAAGAATGGTACTCTGCTAGATATGGAAAGGAAAAGGAGGCACCACAGAATTTTAAAGCAGCTTCCTGGGTCGTCTTTATTTGATATTCTCGAGGAAGATGTAGTTGCTGAAGAGCAACAATTGCATGAGGTGATGTCAACATATTCCAGTGAACGACGCCTTGTGCTTTCTGAACTTTCAAGTGGTCAGTCATTTGATGCAAATAACAGGGGTGAGTATACTTCAAGTTCCTACCTCCGGATTCCATCAGGAACTAATCACGGCGGTGTGCCTGAACAAGTAGAAGATGTGAAAGTTCTGGTGTCGAGCCTGTTGTGTTTTATATATCCCCACTCGGCAGAATCAGAACAAAATGAAACTAAAATGAACTTTCAAGGATCGTCTACTTCAACACTGACACAAGTTGATACCGGAGAAGCAAAAAACGGCTGTGAGGATTGTATGAGGATTAATGGACAAAAGTTGGATGAGAGAACCTCTCCTTTCTTCCCATTGATTCAATCAGACGAGGAAGATGTTTGGTGGGTGAGGAAAGGGACAGAGCTACAAGAATCTTTTAAGGCTGAACCTGCACTGAAGTCTATTAAGCAAACTTCTAGAGGTAGAGCAAAAGTGGTTCGCAAAACACAGAATCTGGCACAGCTTGCGACTGCTAAAATTGAAGGCAGTCAGGGGGAGGCATCTACAAGTCATCTTTGCGAGAGCAAGCTGAGCTGTCCTCACCATAAACCTAGCACTGATGGTGACAATGGCAAAGATGCTGATCACACGAGGATGACAAATCTGGCTGAAGTTGGGAAGTCATTGAAGAAACTTAGATTGCTTGAAAGGCGCTCCATTTCTGTGTGGTTGTTGAAATCAGTAAGGCAACTTGTTGAAGGAAATGAAACGACAGCTTGCAAAGCTAGCAATTCCATAAGCTCATTTTCCTCTCAGCCTGATGACAAAACTGTGCCCAAATGGAGGCTAGGAGATGAAGAACTGATGTCAATTCTCTATATACTGGACACATGCTGTGATTTAGCCTCTGCTGCAAGGTTCCTTGTATGGTTGCTAGCAAAAATTCGTGGAGGAATGGGTACGCTTGGTCAAGTTGGGAGAAGTGCGGCGCATATGAAGAACAGAGATAACCAAGTTTGTCAGGTCGGTGAGGCATTTGTGTTCTCATCCTTGCTTAG GTACGAGAACATACTTCTTGCAACTGATCTTTTGCCTGAAGTCCTCAATGCTTCAACAAACAGAAATTTTGTGTTAGGAACTGCAAGGCATCCCGCACCAGCAGCTTTTCCTTATACCCGGTATTTTTTGAGGAAATATAGGGATGTGGCTAGCGTGGTTAGGTGGGAGAAAATTTTTAGGACCACGTGTGACCAGCGACTGCTAGCTGATCTTGATAATGGTCGGTCGATTGATGGTGATTTTGTTTCCTCTTCGGGAGTCTTAGGAGGTGAAGAGATTGATGATCAAGTCCGTCAAAAGCTTAGCGGAAGGGGTTCAAGAATTATTCCAAATATGAAGGAGATAGTGCAGCGGCAAGCTGAAGAGATTCAACGCAATTTGAAGGAAAAGAAAATTCCTGCAGCACCCAAGAGTCCCTCTTTTGAGAAGGAAGACAGTTTTCAAATTGCACATGACACTGTTTTGGGCTTAGTAGAATGTATCAGGCAAAACGGAGGAGCAACTCCAGATGGAGACCCTTCAGCAGTTGCTTCTGCCGTTTCTGCAGTTGTTGTGAATGCCGGGCATGTCATAGCTAAACATTTGGATTTTGCAGGGGGTAACTATCATGGAGTTGCTTCTATTGGTAATTCATTAAGCTTTGTTCGGCACACTTTGCACATCCACATAAATTCTCTCTGCTTACTGAAAGAAGCTCTTGGGGACCGCTTCAGTCGGGTTTTTGAAGTAGCTCTGGCTGTTGAAGCTTCTTCAGCTGTTACAGCAGCTTTTGCTCCTCCTAAGGTCCAGCGCAATCAGTTTCAACCATCTTCTGAGACTCATGATGCCTATGGAAATCATACAAATGAACCTCTAAGTACCTCAGGGAAAGGCTTTGTTGGGAGGGCTGGAAAAGTAGCCGCTGCTATCTCTGCACTTGTTGTGGGTGCTGTTGTTCATGGAGCTGTCAGTCTTGAGCGGATGATTGCTGTCCTGAAAGTAAAAGATGGCTTGGAAATTCAGCAGGTCCTAAGAGGTTTGAGACCTAGCAATAATGGTGCGTCCCGTTCTGCTGTAACATTTAAGATGGATAATTCAATAGAGGTTTTGGTTCACTGGTTTAGGATTCTATTGGGAAACTGTAGAACCGTCTATGATGGGCTTATTGCAGACATTCTTGGTGAGTCGTATGTTCTGGCACTCTCGAGGTTGCAGCAGAAGCTTCCTTTGAGTGTGGTATTTCCTCCAGCCTATTCAATTTTTGCAATAGTACGTTGGAGGCAGTATATCCTTAGCCGAGAAGACATGCAAGTTTACCAGTCTATTGCAAATGCAATAAATGACATCACTAGGCATCAACCTTTTCGAGATATTTGCTTTCGTAATACACATCAGCTGTATGATCTTCTGGCTGCTGATGTTGGTGATTCGGAGTTTGCTGCAATGCTTGAAACACATTGCTCCGACAAGAATGTGAGGCAGCTATTTATGCCTCTCCGTGGCCGTCTTTTTCTGAACGCCCTTGTTGATTGTAAAACACCAGCAGTTATTCAGGTGGATGGTTCTGAACCTGGTGAGGCAAAAGAGAATGAGTTAAAACTCCTCTCGGAGAGGCTTGTTCAGTCCCTAGATACCCTCCAACCTGCAAAGTTCCATTGGCAATGGGTTGAGTTGAGACTTCTTTTAGATGAACAGGCTCTTGCAGAGAAACTTGACAAAGCTGAAAAAAGTAAGATACCGATGCCGATACTGATGACACTTGCAGACGGGCTTCGGAAGCTGTCCCCTAATTCCGAGAGCTTTACACTATCTGAAAGCGAGAAAGGGTTTACTGAAATCATCCTGTCGAGATTAGTTGCCAGACCTGATGCTGCTCCTCTCTATTCTGAAGTTGTCCACCTTCTTGGGAAGCTACAGGAGTCACTTGTCGTGGATGTCAAATGGATCCTTCAAGGGCAAGATGCTGTTCTGGGACGCAAGTCCACAAGACAGCAGCTTCTTACTATTGCTACACGAAGAGGTGTTCCAATAAAGGCACAGGTTTGGAAACCATGGGGATGGTCCAGCTTGCTCACTGATGTAATGGCTAACAGAAGTGCCAAGAGGAAACTGGAAGCCGCTCCGATCGAGGAAGGAGAAGTTGTGGATGACCCTGCCGATGCCAAAAGGCCAAGCAAAAGTACCCCAAATAATGTCGATAGAAGCGTTGAAGCCACCAGATCTAATATAAATAAATATGTAACTgagaaggcctttgctgaattaaTGTTGCCATGCATCGACAGGAGTTCGCCTGAATTTCGCAGTATATTTGCTGGTGAATTGATCAAACAGATGGGAACTGTCAGTGAACACATCAAAGCAATATCACGAAATGGTGCCAAACATGTTGGTTTAGTTCCTTCAGGAAATGATGTTTCATCGAACAAATCCAGTGGTCGAAAAGGAATTCGAGGTGGAAGTCCAAATATTGGCAGGCGAGTCACGGTTGGTAATGATCCAACTCCTCCTTCAGCATCTGCTCTGCAGGCAATAGTGTGGCTGCGCCTCCAATTTATCATCAGGCTGCTTCAAGTAATCCTGGCAGATAG GGGCATGAGGCATACACTTGCTCCTGCGATACTAAGCCTGCTTGCGGCACGCATAATCTATGAAGATGCAGATTCGCCCCTTCCTCCTGCCAGTTTGATTGCCTCGAGACGGGAAGTGGACTCTTTGCTGGAACCTCCCATGGATGTCCTGCTTGATCGCCCAAGCGAGAGTCTTTTCGAGAGGCTTTTATGTGTTTTCCATGCGCTGCTTGGCAATTGCAAACCAAGTTGGATGAAGTCGAAGCCAGTTTCCAAGCCAACCGTCAGAGCCTCACGAGATATCCCTGCATTTGATAATGAAGCGGCTCTCGCCTTGCAG TCTGCGCTGGACCATATGGAGTTGCCTGGAGCAATCAGGAGAAGGATCCAGGCGGCGATGCCGATTCTCCCACCAGCTCGGCACCCTAGTATACAATGCCAGCCTTCCCAGCTGTCCTTGGCTGCACTGTCACCACTCCAGAGCACTCCATCTACATCAGGTCCTCAACAGAAAAGCACTTCTCACAGTTGGGTCCCCACCAACATCTCGAGCAGAAGCAAGGCGGTGTTGCCTCCCCAAGACCCCGAGATGGAGGTAGACCCCTGGACCTTGCTCGAGGACGGCACCAGCTGCCCCTCCACATCATCaggaagcaacagcgccagcggcATCGCCCCCGACCACTCCAACCTGAAGGCGTGCAGCTGGCTCAAGGGCGCGGTCAGGGTGCGGAGGGCGGAGCTGACATACATCGGGTCTCTGGACGACGACAGCTGA